A single bacterium DNA region contains:
- a CDS encoding HD domain-containing phosphohydrolase translates to MKLKPSKLNLKDRIKRLEKLIDASLALSSTLNIDDLLNLILQKAEDVMEAEASSVFKIDPEKNVLYFLTARGVKGKEAKNIQIPMGKGIVGWVAEHGKPLLVADVTKDKRWFSVVDKKTKFITRSILAVPLFVKGRIIGVAEVLNKRGNRQFNKDDLEMFMSLGNQIAIAVENASLYKELDELFLSSIRAIVEAVDAKDPYTRGHSARVVEFSLLIGKQARLNKKRMKDLEVSAILHDVGKIGIPDRILGKPGKLTFDEFAYMKNHPKFGAEIIEPIAELKRLSPNILHHHERFDGNGYPDGLKGDSIPLYARIIAIADTLDAMTSDRPYRQRMENNAAILEIERCAGSQFDPQLVKIFMNAYGKTT, encoded by the coding sequence ATGAAATTAAAACCATCTAAGTTAAACCTTAAGGACAGGATCAAAAGGCTGGAAAAGCTTATTGACGCATCATTGGCTCTTTCTTCGACCCTCAATATCGACGATCTGCTCAACCTTATCCTGCAGAAAGCCGAGGATGTCATGGAAGCGGAGGCGTCATCGGTCTTCAAGATCGACCCCGAGAAAAATGTCCTGTACTTCCTCACGGCCCGCGGCGTGAAGGGGAAAGAAGCCAAAAATATACAGATCCCCATGGGTAAAGGCATTGTCGGCTGGGTAGCCGAGCACGGAAAACCTCTTCTTGTCGCCGATGTCACGAAAGACAAGCGCTGGTTCAGCGTCGTCGACAAAAAAACGAAGTTCATCACTCGTTCCATTCTAGCTGTTCCCCTTTTCGTAAAGGGCAGGATCATCGGTGTCGCCGAAGTATTGAACAAACGCGGCAACCGCCAGTTCAACAAGGACGACCTGGAAATGTTCATGTCGCTGGGCAATCAGATCGCGATCGCGGTCGAAAACGCGTCGCTGTACAAGGAGCTCGATGAGCTGTTTCTTTCTTCGATCCGAGCGATCGTGGAAGCGGTCGATGCCAAGGACCCTTATACGCGCGGTCATTCTGCCCGCGTTGTCGAATTCTCTCTGCTGATCGGCAAACAGGCGCGCTTAAACAAAAAGAGAATGAAAGACCTGGAAGTCTCGGCCATATTGCACGACGTGGGCAAGATCGGTATCCCTGACCGGATCCTGGGAAAACCGGGGAAACTCACCTTTGATGAATTCGCCTACATGAAGAACCATCCGAAGTTCGGCGCTGAGATCATCGAACCGATCGCGGAGCTCAAACGGCTCTCCCCCAATATCCTGCATCATCATGAACGCTTTGACGGCAACGGTTATCCGGACGGATTGAAGGGCGATTCCATACCGCTCTATGCCCGGATCATAGCTATTGCCGACACTCTCGACGCCATGACCTCGGACCGGCCTTACCGCCAGCGCATGGAGAACAATGCGGCGATACTGGAGATCGAAAGGTGCGCCGGTTCGCAGTTCGACCCGCAGCTGGTAAAGATATTCATGAACGCTTATGGCAAAACAACTTAA
- a CDS encoding MFS transporter, giving the protein MKNGGKISIIEGAFAQFHITLTGGMFLTAFALYIGVNAFQMGLLAAIPSIMASVGFVSAYLAYTFGKRKLLCVYTSGIGRGLFIAFIVALAFNFRISIQLFFLVIFLFNFFLSFSGNLWTSWMSDLIPREARGKYFGIRNTIISGIGMIVNYTGGILLDRFTQNTAFLMIFSVSVMCSTIAALILSSQPEPVFEKKVIKLETVFLTPLRDKNFVSLVTFVSFWYLFAGIAAPFWVVHMIKFLKMSYSTIAIYSIIAGISSLGFQLLWGKMIDKTRSKPVLTINFIGVIFLPLIWLFARPNFTLPIWIDAFFSGGFWSGINLSLFNILLSLTEDKEIKESYFAVFSTITGICGFLSSLLGGLIAQVLSRFEWQFLGQTFINFHVLFLGTTLFRAISLGFLRQVHEKEAYPTLYTLQMIGDYTVRRLNEYKDLVLNALRFTK; this is encoded by the coding sequence ATGAAAAATGGCGGTAAAATCTCGATCATCGAAGGCGCGTTCGCGCAATTTCACATCACTCTTACCGGCGGTATGTTCCTCACGGCATTCGCCCTATATATCGGCGTCAATGCTTTTCAAATGGGTTTACTCGCCGCGATCCCTTCGATCATGGCAAGCGTGGGGTTTGTATCCGCGTATCTCGCCTATACGTTCGGCAAGCGAAAATTGCTATGCGTCTACACGTCAGGAATTGGCCGGGGTTTATTCATTGCTTTTATTGTCGCGCTAGCTTTTAACTTCAGAATATCGATACAATTATTCTTTCTGGTAATATTTTTATTTAACTTCTTTTTGTCCTTTTCAGGCAACCTTTGGACATCATGGATGAGCGATCTTATTCCCAGAGAAGCCAGAGGTAAATATTTCGGTATCCGCAACACGATCATAAGCGGAATAGGTATGATCGTTAATTATACAGGCGGGATACTCCTTGACCGCTTCACTCAGAATACAGCATTCTTGATGATATTTTCAGTTAGTGTCATGTGTTCCACGATCGCCGCGCTAATCCTTTCATCACAACCAGAACCTGTCTTTGAGAAAAAAGTGATCAAACTTGAAACAGTTTTTCTGACACCTCTGCGCGATAAAAATTTCGTTTCCCTTGTAACCTTTGTTTCTTTCTGGTATCTTTTTGCCGGTATTGCCGCGCCTTTCTGGGTCGTGCATATGATAAAATTCCTGAAGATGTCTTACTCCACGATCGCCATCTATTCGATCATTGCCGGTATATCCAGTCTCGGCTTTCAGTTATTATGGGGCAAAATGATCGACAAAACAAGATCCAAACCCGTACTGACGATCAATTTCATCGGTGTTATATTCCTGCCCTTAATCTGGCTTTTTGCCAGGCCAAATTTCACACTGCCGATCTGGATCGATGCCTTTTTCAGCGGCGGTTTCTGGAGCGGTATAAACCTTAGTTTGTTCAATATCCTGCTGAGCCTGACCGAGGACAAGGAAATCAAGGAATCTTATTTCGCTGTTTTCTCGACGATCACCGGCATCTGCGGATTCCTGTCTTCACTATTAGGCGGTCTGATCGCGCAGGTCTTGTCGAGATTTGAGTGGCAGTTCCTGGGCCAAACATTTATTAACTTCCATGTTCTGTTCCTGGGCACGACGCTGTTCAGGGCGATAAGTCTTGGCTTCCTCCGTCAGGTCCATGAAAAAGAAGCGTATCCCACGTTGTATACGCTGCAGATGATCGGCGACTACACGGTCCGCAGGTTGAACGAATATAAGGACCTGGTCCTCAACGCCCTCCGGTTCACCAAGTAA
- a CDS encoding four helix bundle protein translates to MDAGKKIRHYRELDVYRLAFDAAMAIFDASKKFPTGEKFSLSSQIVRSSRSVCSNIAEAWRKRKYKAFFINKLTDSMSEASETQTWLEFCHACKYIDENFFKKLDSTYEVIIAKLNTMERKADTFCF, encoded by the coding sequence ATGGATGCCGGTAAAAAGATTAGACATTACAGAGAGCTTGACGTTTATAGACTGGCTTTTGATGCAGCTATGGCAATTTTTGATGCATCTAAAAAATTCCCCACAGGCGAAAAATTTTCACTATCAAGCCAAATTGTGCGTTCTTCCAGGTCGGTATGTTCAAATATTGCTGAAGCCTGGCGTAAACGCAAATACAAAGCGTTCTTTATAAATAAGTTAACAGACTCTATGTCAGAAGCTTCTGAAACTCAAACATGGCTTGAATTCTGCCATGCCTGCAAGTATATCGATGAAAACTTTTTTAAAAAACTGGATTCTACATATGAAGTCATCATCGCGAAGCTTAACACAATGGAGCGTAAAGCTGATACATTTTGCTTCTAG
- a CDS encoding segregation/condensation protein A produces the protein MKIDIGIYYGPIDLLVYLVRKKEVDIFDIPIAQVAEEYLDYIRKIERDDLEDAADFLLMAAILIRLKVKSLLPRTPEDEEANKPITLMQIIEEFKKYREIAKAFGVMEAEHSKQFPRISKDEPVTVLEEGDLASLVLAFRRLKPPEVEKLFLKRQEVPIETIITDIKNILSTRERINFLEFLKTKDDIPLAVGYFFGMLELVKEGIAKVMQDTTFGDIYLYNNAKS, from the coding sequence ATGAAGATTGACATTGGCATCTACTACGGTCCCATCGATCTCCTCGTGTACCTGGTGCGGAAAAAGGAGGTTGATATCTTCGATATCCCCATCGCGCAGGTTGCCGAGGAATACCTGGATTACATACGCAAGATCGAACGCGATGACCTCGAGGATGCCGCGGATTTTCTTCTAATGGCGGCGATACTGATCCGGCTGAAGGTCAAATCCCTTCTCCCCCGCACGCCCGAAGACGAGGAGGCTAACAAGCCGATCACGTTGATGCAGATCATCGAGGAATTCAAGAAATACAGGGAGATCGCCAAGGCGTTCGGCGTGATGGAAGCCGAGCACAGCAAACAATTCCCCAGAATATCAAAGGACGAGCCGGTGACAGTTCTGGAAGAAGGCGACCTGGCAAGCCTGGTGCTGGCGTTCCGGCGGCTTAAGCCGCCCGAAGTGGAAAAGCTTTTTTTGAAAAGACAGGAAGTTCCGATCGAGACGATCATTACCGACATAAAGAACATCCTAAGTACCCGGGAGCGGATCAACTTCCTTGAATTCCTTAAAACTAAAGACGACATTCCGCTTGCCGTGGGATATTTTTTCGGAATGCTCGAGCTTGTGAAAGAAGGCATCGCCAAGGTCATGCAGGATACGACGTTCGGGGATATCTACCTGTACAATAATGCAAAATCCTGA
- a CDS encoding adenylate/guanylate cyclase domain-containing protein gives MAKQLKGTLVIAIAALALVNVIALYKPVWQPFEKKIYDLKYQIMLRSEPQESIVIIDIDEASLAKLGRYQNWPRAYFAEVIDYLKPAAAVGIDIFFAEPDTLPVIARQYYQKPDFDSMTGSAIRSSGNVTLISTLEQEPVFAGLCSTGLGEIIADNDGVVRRGYFALNGKKTFAAVLAGITKETKAGSFLIIYHSLGSFRFISFVDVYLKRVPQEYFAGKTILIGGSAPGLFDYHATPFARHFPGIAIQANLVLNMRSGDRIHEVPYGFVLLFTLVAVLIIVFLVIRAKYYLYISAIVVIVLLTIILSLVLFTSKMDAGVVRLFYTFVAAVIGALIYRYQVEEKEKKKIKSIFARYYSKELVEKVIAKPPKLGGEKVECTILFADIRNFTPYAEKSSPEEVGAKLNRFLTEMVIIVFKYQGRIDKFIGDCVMAVFGSPVQVKNSAFNACQAAREMVKRAKELGFSIGAGINTGEVISGNFGSPMRMEYTVIGDAVNLAARLESLTKEFGVQIIVSETTSAMAKKNEMVELPFRALGKARVKGKADEISVYELQ, from the coding sequence ATGGCAAAACAACTTAAAGGCACGCTGGTCATCGCCATCGCCGCACTGGCGCTGGTCAATGTCATCGCGCTGTACAAGCCGGTCTGGCAGCCGTTCGAAAAAAAGATCTATGACCTTAAATACCAAATAATGCTGCGCAGTGAACCTCAGGAAAGTATCGTGATAATTGATATCGATGAAGCCAGTCTGGCAAAACTCGGCCGGTATCAGAACTGGCCCCGGGCGTATTTCGCCGAGGTCATTGATTACCTTAAGCCGGCGGCAGCGGTCGGCATAGATATTTTCTTCGCGGAACCCGACACATTGCCCGTGATCGCGCGGCAATATTACCAGAAACCTGATTTTGATTCCATGACCGGCAGTGCGATCCGCAGCAGCGGCAATGTGACGCTTATCTCCACGCTCGAGCAGGAACCCGTTTTTGCCGGTTTGTGTTCGACCGGGCTGGGCGAGATAATCGCCGATAATGATGGCGTGGTTCGCCGTGGTTACTTCGCGCTCAACGGCAAAAAAACTTTTGCGGCGGTCCTTGCCGGCATCACAAAAGAGACCAAAGCTGGATCATTCCTCATAATTTACCACAGTCTGGGCTCCTTTCGTTTTATATCGTTCGTCGATGTGTATTTGAAACGTGTGCCGCAGGAATATTTTGCTGGCAAGACCATTCTTATCGGCGGTTCCGCACCCGGGCTTTTTGACTACCACGCAACGCCGTTCGCGCGGCACTTTCCTGGTATCGCGATCCAGGCCAATCTCGTTTTGAACATGCGAAGCGGCGACCGGATCCATGAGGTGCCGTATGGTTTTGTGCTGCTTTTCACGCTGGTCGCGGTTTTGATCATTGTCTTTCTCGTGATCCGCGCTAAATATTATCTTTATATCTCCGCCATCGTAGTTATCGTGCTGCTCACGATCATCCTGTCGCTGGTGCTGTTCACTTCAAAAATGGACGCAGGCGTAGTCAGGCTATTCTATACTTTCGTCGCTGCGGTGATCGGAGCGCTGATCTACAGGTACCAGGTCGAGGAAAAAGAAAAGAAAAAGATAAAATCGATCTTCGCCCGATATTACTCCAAGGAGCTGGTCGAGAAGGTCATCGCCAAACCGCCGAAACTGGGCGGCGAAAAGGTCGAATGCACGATACTGTTCGCGGATATCCGCAATTTCACGCCCTACGCCGAGAAATCGTCGCCGGAAGAGGTCGGCGCTAAACTGAACCGGTTCCTGACCGAAATGGTCATAATCGTTTTCAAATACCAGGGACGGATCGACAAATTCATCGGTGACTGCGTGATGGCGGTCTTTGGGTCTCCGGTCCAGGTAAAGAATTCAGCCTTCAACGCGTGCCAGGCAGCCCGTGAAATGGTCAAGCGGGCAAAAGAACTCGGATTCTCGATCGGTGCCGGCATAAACACCGGCGAAGTCATCAGCGGCAATTTCGGCTCGCCCATGCGCATGGAATACACTGTTATCGGCGACGCGGTCAACCTCGCGGCCCGGTTGGAAAGCCTGACCAAGGAATTCGGCGTTCAGATCATTGTCAGCGAGACTACTTCTGCGATGGCGAAAAAGAACGAAATGGTCGAACTTCCTTTCCGCGCCCTTGGTAAAGCACGGGTGAAGGGCAAGGCTGATGAGATATCCGTGTATGAATTGCAATAA
- a CDS encoding DUF362 domain-containing protein: MAVLHFLDLTKSHKDNHLKLFERLITAADGMKITAKNEPCAIKTHFGEDGNINFLHPLFVKRLVSMIGKSGASPFLAETTTLYSGRRFHADTHIALAREHGFDFAPVIITDGLYGDEYDDVNGSKIARGFKRVASIIAASHFKGHMLTGFGGAIKNIGMGCASKGGKLDMHSQSKPYVVAVKCTGCLKCHDYCAFKAVKKTGKTVEIDKAICTGCCGCMSVCPERAIKFSWSAGASDVQKGIARYTANFIKGRKVFYINFLLKISPECDCFHSNEPLLCPDIGILAGFDPVAIDQASYDMTRTALEKIHPDVDPQEQLLFAEKLGAGERKYEIKTI, encoded by the coding sequence ATGGCTGTACTCCATTTCCTCGACCTGACTAAGAGCCATAAAGACAACCATTTAAAACTCTTTGAAAGACTGATAACCGCCGCCGACGGCATGAAGATCACGGCAAAAAATGAACCCTGCGCCATCAAAACCCATTTTGGCGAAGACGGAAATATAAACTTTCTACATCCCCTTTTTGTCAAGCGGCTGGTTTCTATGATCGGCAAATCCGGAGCCAGTCCTTTTCTCGCGGAAACGACCACGCTGTATTCAGGCCGGCGTTTCCATGCTGACACTCATATTGCACTAGCCCGTGAACATGGTTTTGATTTCGCGCCCGTTATCATAACTGACGGTCTTTATGGCGACGAGTATGACGACGTAAACGGCTCTAAGATCGCACGCGGATTCAAGCGGGTCGCCTCGATTATCGCGGCCAGTCATTTCAAAGGTCATATGCTGACCGGATTCGGAGGGGCGATAAAAAATATCGGGATGGGCTGCGCTTCCAAGGGTGGTAAACTCGACATGCATTCGCAGTCTAAACCGTACGTGGTTGCAGTTAAGTGCACGGGTTGTCTCAAGTGTCACGACTACTGCGCTTTCAAAGCGGTCAAAAAAACCGGCAAGACAGTTGAGATAGACAAAGCCATATGCACGGGCTGCTGCGGCTGCATGTCGGTCTGCCCCGAGCGCGCTATAAAATTTTCCTGGAGCGCAGGTGCTTCTGATGTCCAGAAAGGCATCGCGCGCTACACCGCCAATTTCATAAAGGGACGCAAAGTTTTTTACATCAACTTTCTGTTGAAAATATCGCCGGAATGCGACTGTTTTCACTCGAACGAACCACTGCTCTGCCCCGATATCGGTATTCTCGCAGGATTTGACCCGGTCGCCATTGACCAGGCTTCCTACGACATGACACGCACTGCGCTCGAAAAGATCCACCCGGACGTTGATCCTCAGGAACAGCTGCTCTTTGCCGAAAAACTCGGCGCGGGAGAAAGAAAATATGAAATTAAAACCATCTAA
- a CDS encoding SUMF1/EgtB/PvdO family nonheme iron enzyme translates to MKEWIRSICFFSMWPLLMICLIALYCGKGGPENQNKPKPANQGSLKGLIPLGKNTQGHVEFRHEKSGIILIKISSDSFIMGSDKGDADEKPMHNVLVNGFFIGKYEVSNEQYKIFCDSTGHSYPKSPNFKGMDDYFLKYPDYPVANVTWEDARSFCDWAQLRLPTEAEWEMAARGNDRRKYPWGNDEPNAGGTYRCNLFGSSPFEAKLDGYQYTSPVNVFDSGISPFGCYAMAGNVWEWCADWYLADYYAWKQNADPQGPENGTDRVMRGGSWTNDGDGVRTANRDSSWPVEHMGSFGFRPAL, encoded by the coding sequence ATGAAAGAATGGATACGGAGCATATGCTTTTTTTCAATGTGGCCGTTACTGATGATCTGCCTTATCGCGCTTTATTGCGGCAAGGGCGGACCTGAAAATCAGAACAAGCCGAAGCCGGCGAATCAAGGTTCCCTGAAGGGTCTGATCCCTTTGGGCAAAAATACCCAAGGTCATGTGGAGTTCCGTCATGAAAAAAGCGGTATTATTTTGATCAAGATATCCTCTGATTCATTTATCATGGGCTCGGATAAAGGCGACGCGGATGAAAAGCCCATGCATAATGTTCTTGTCAACGGATTTTTCATCGGCAAGTATGAGGTTTCTAACGAACAATATAAGATTTTTTGCGATTCCACGGGACATTCCTATCCCAAATCACCCAACTTTAAGGGAATGGACGATTATTTCTTAAAATACCCGGATTACCCGGTCGCTAATGTGACATGGGAAGACGCCAGGTCGTTCTGCGATTGGGCGCAGCTTCGTCTGCCTACAGAGGCCGAGTGGGAAATGGCCGCGCGCGGCAATGACCGCCGCAAATATCCCTGGGGTAATGATGAACCTAATGCCGGAGGCACTTACCGCTGCAATCTTTTCGGGAGCAGCCCTTTTGAGGCAAAACTTGACGGGTATCAGTATACGAGCCCGGTCAACGTGTTCGACAGCGGGATCTCGCCTTTCGGTTGTTATGCGATGGCCGGCAATGTCTGGGAGTGGTGCGCCGACTGGTACCTTGCCGATTACTACGCGTGGAAACAAAATGCGGATCCCCAGGGTCCGGAAAATGGCACTGATCGGGTCATGCGGGGCGGCTCATGGACCAATGATGGCGATGGAGTACGGACCGCAAACCGCGATTCCTCGTGGCCCGTCGAGCATATGGGCTCTTTCGGGTTCCGGCCGGCTTTGTGA
- a CDS encoding FlgD immunoglobulin-like domain containing protein encodes MKQLFVSLICICSLSLLFGEGEFIIDTNYVSFPGVGNKFCPDPAFDGTNYMIVWTDYRNGFPAIYGTRVSESWVILDTFGIAIKTDRWAQDPAVAFDGTNYFVVWREYLPYCDYQEFVVNAVAGARVSTGGTLLDTTSITIDSGSIGCPACPEIAFDGTNYLVVWNNTYGQYSGGIRGARVSPSGMVLDVPSIRISPIWLGGDLPRLAYGDSAYLVVWHYMGFGSGQTGDIFAARVSPSGAVIDTAGIPVAVGSDVRERNAAVAFDGTNFFVVYQCKPQNWIQYIAGKRITQSGIVIDTTEICLSDTTVPMSVYSAFTPEVMYDETKYLVTWHSWTSNSVLFALAGSRVTLNGVDLDTNDIIVNASAVFSEYNSHFVKGNSKSLLVWQRRHGSDASGECKIESFSIGAAIIDSTLHIIGLPFNAGRVKIPGRQTMSASGFDGTNYFVCWQDKHYDTLSASYSSLYGLRVNSAGTIIDTNAIPICNFRPAGLTDYRGGAISPCIAFGDSIYLVVWLEEIRLLSGWITNADVYGARVRTTGEVLDSLGFQISLGGIPVTCSDPAVTFDGRNFMAVWQDFRQTAFGQIYGARIGLNGTVIDTLGFNIGYYSELHCPKLAFGGGLYMVVWEDWRYGYKDIYGARVDTAGNMLDSISVPISQAVRGQYAPVAAFDGANFLVVWQDERNDGGGWPLDSSVIYCSRVTQSGIVLDTQGIMISALDKVATSPQVCFDGTNYLVVWEQYTDDGTYDLYGAKVNSAGNVLNTYLVASHAYDQIEPSLCRGNGDQTLVTYTSKTTNLGNRGIRVERIWGKLYPFVGVEEDHRAAVAYDKCRLQVTSNPFSARKPVQFTIIMGTVQQKLKLKIYDVLGRLLKTYAVKFEPGNGEYSISWNGDDTFGRKASAGVYYCRLETDAGSRIATEKIVFIY; translated from the coding sequence ATGAAGCAATTATTTGTTTCGTTGATCTGTATTTGTTCGTTATCCCTGCTTTTTGGTGAGGGCGAATTCATCATTGACACCAATTACGTTTCATTCCCCGGCGTGGGCAACAAGTTCTGCCCGGATCCTGCATTCGACGGCACGAATTATATGATCGTCTGGACCGATTATCGAAACGGGTTCCCGGCGATCTATGGAACGAGGGTGAGTGAAAGCTGGGTTATCCTTGACACCTTCGGCATCGCGATCAAAACGGATCGCTGGGCGCAGGATCCAGCTGTCGCATTTGACGGCACAAATTATTTCGTAGTATGGAGGGAATACCTTCCATATTGCGACTATCAGGAATTTGTGGTCAACGCCGTTGCCGGCGCACGGGTAAGCACCGGCGGAACTTTGCTGGATACCACGAGCATTACGATCGATTCAGGGAGTATTGGCTGCCCTGCCTGCCCTGAAATCGCATTTGACGGCACGAATTACCTCGTGGTTTGGAATAACACTTATGGTCAATATTCAGGTGGCATCCGGGGTGCAAGGGTATCCCCATCCGGAATGGTGCTTGATGTTCCATCGATCAGGATATCGCCCATTTGGCTAGGAGGTGATTTACCAAGATTGGCATACGGCGATTCCGCATACCTGGTTGTCTGGCATTATATGGGGTTTGGTAGTGGACAAACTGGTGACATTTTTGCGGCCCGCGTTTCTCCTTCAGGAGCTGTTATTGACACGGCGGGTATTCCGGTTGCTGTAGGATCAGACGTCAGGGAGCGCAATGCGGCAGTCGCATTTGATGGAACGAATTTTTTTGTCGTTTATCAGTGCAAACCTCAAAATTGGATTCAATACATAGCCGGAAAACGCATTACGCAATCGGGTATCGTCATTGATACAACGGAAATATGTTTGTCAGACACTACGGTGCCGATGTCAGTATATTCTGCTTTTACACCGGAGGTTATGTATGATGAAACCAAATACCTGGTTACCTGGCATAGCTGGACGTCTAATTCTGTACTGTTTGCCCTTGCTGGTTCCAGGGTAACGCTAAACGGTGTTGACCTGGACACCAATGATATTATAGTAAACGCGTCTGCAGTTTTCAGCGAGTATAACAGTCATTTCGTTAAAGGAAATAGCAAATCATTACTCGTTTGGCAACGAAGGCACGGGAGTGATGCATCAGGTGAATGTAAAATCGAATCTTTTTCTATTGGAGCGGCTATTATCGATTCCACGCTGCATATTATCGGTCTACCATTTAATGCCGGAAGAGTAAAGATCCCCGGTCGACAAACGATGTCAGCCTCAGGATTCGACGGTACAAACTATTTTGTATGCTGGCAGGACAAGCATTATGACACCCTGTCTGCAAGTTATTCAAGTCTATATGGACTTCGCGTGAATTCCGCCGGCACGATAATTGATACAAATGCCATTCCAATCTGTAATTTCAGGCCCGCAGGATTGACGGATTATCGCGGCGGTGCGATTTCACCCTGCATCGCTTTCGGTGATAGTATATATCTGGTTGTCTGGCTTGAAGAAATCCGGTTGCTGAGTGGTTGGATAACGAATGCTGATGTCTACGGCGCGAGAGTGCGCACAACCGGTGAAGTTTTAGACAGTCTGGGATTTCAAATTTCTCTGGGAGGCATACCTGTAACCTGTTCCGACCCCGCAGTGACGTTTGACGGCAGAAATTTTATGGCAGTATGGCAGGATTTTCGCCAAACCGCATTCGGTCAAATATATGGGGCGCGCATCGGGTTGAACGGAACAGTCATTGATACATTGGGATTCAACATCGGTTACTACAGCGAACTACATTGTCCAAAACTCGCATTCGGTGGTGGATTGTATATGGTGGTTTGGGAAGATTGGAGATATGGATATAAAGATATTTACGGAGCACGTGTTGATACCGCAGGCAACATGCTTGATTCGATAAGCGTTCCTATATCGCAAGCAGTACGGGGTCAGTATGCACCGGTAGCTGCCTTCGACGGAGCGAACTTTCTTGTCGTATGGCAGGATGAGAGAAATGACGGTGGAGGATGGCCTCTTGATTCAAGCGTCATCTATTGCAGCCGGGTAACGCAATCCGGTATAGTGCTGGATACGCAGGGCATCATGATCTCCGCGTTGGACAAAGTTGCCACTTCACCACAGGTTTGTTTTGACGGCACTAACTATCTGGTTGTCTGGGAACAATATACGGACGACGGTACTTATGACCTGTACGGCGCCAAGGTCAATTCTGCGGGAAATGTGCTTAACACATACTTGGTCGCCTCGCACGCCTATGACCAGATCGAACCTTCTTTGTGCCGAGGCAACGGCGACCAGACCCTGGTCACATATACCAGCAAGACAACGAACCTGGGCAATCGCGGGATCCGGGTGGAACGGATCTGGGGCAAGCTGTATCCGTTCGTGGGGGTTGAAGAAGATCACAGGGCTGCTGTTGCGTACGATAAATGTCGCCTTCAGGTCACGAGCAACCCGTTCAGCGCAAGAAAGCCGGTACAGTTCACGATCATCATGGGGACAGTCCAGCAAAAATTAAAGCTCAAGATTTACGACGTCTTAGGCAGGCTTTTGAAGACGTATGCGGTTAAATTTGAACCGGGTAATGGCGAATATTCGATCTCATGGAATGGTGATGATACCTTTGGCCGTAAAGCGTCGGCGGGAGTGTATTATTGCCGGCTGGAGACAGATGCGGGCAGCCGCATCGCTACAGAAAAGATAGTATTTATATATTGA